Proteins from a single region of Chryseobacterium sp. W4I1:
- a CDS encoding TonB-dependent siderophore receptor has protein sequence MKRQLLSLGLLLTAVSVAAQLKNVEADTLRSQTIEDINLHKTGNPNQARTLSTKSTLTVMENPQPISIITHEIIEQQQAKQLSDVLQNVNGMYVTSSRGNSQDSFGGRGFILGNDNIFKNGTRINSGVFPEVSGMERVEVLKGANAMLYGNTAAGGIINMITKKPKFNFGGSVGLNGGSWNSYKPTVDIYGPLSKNIAFRVNGAYEYAESFRDVVESEKYYFNPSFLFNLSPKSQLIVEADYLKNNFTPDFGIGSITNKDLSYSLNDSVSRNTFFGTDWQYQNVQQTSTNVTFNHQLSTNWTLNAVASYQNYKKDYFSSERVQWIYDKKISENRLTWARPFNKTYNETNYGSAQININGEFNTGKISHKLLVGADTDYNQADSYAFNVAAPANILFLDDPSTWGNVAMPNTSDNSLTRVNTRRIGIYAQDFVSLTKQLKVIAGLRWSYIENMPSIKTSYATPAKPQEKIFVSNSATSDQAFSPKVGLVYMPDDNLSVFATYTNSFSANAGITIFSEALKPTTIDQYEVGVKKNLWNNALAVNLSLYQIINHNSYQTALVKADGTVNSDTNIKEFTGKMRSRGLELDITGNPTENLSIIGGFSYNNSVYLDTPEDVGYVEKQRLVRTPATTANASVFYKFTRFAKGLKVGAGAYFIGDRLAGWNDTKKGNNSLAARNGVSRVFELKDYTTVTVSVGYEWKKFSIQGKVGNLFDVVNYNVHENYSVNPITPRNYYFTLTYKL, from the coding sequence ATGAAAAGACAGTTACTTTCTTTAGGACTTTTATTAACCGCTGTATCAGTGGCTGCTCAGCTGAAAAATGTTGAAGCAGATACATTAAGATCTCAGACGATAGAAGATATTAACCTCCATAAGACCGGAAATCCAAACCAGGCAAGAACGTTATCTACCAAGTCAACGCTTACGGTCATGGAAAATCCGCAGCCTATTTCTATTATAACCCATGAGATCATTGAGCAGCAGCAGGCAAAACAACTGAGTGATGTCCTTCAGAATGTAAACGGTATGTACGTTACATCATCCAGAGGAAATTCTCAGGACAGCTTTGGTGGTCGTGGTTTCATTTTAGGAAATGATAATATTTTTAAAAACGGAACCAGAATCAACAGTGGTGTTTTCCCTGAAGTAAGCGGTATGGAAAGAGTGGAAGTCTTGAAAGGAGCCAATGCAATGCTTTATGGAAATACGGCCGCAGGTGGTATCATCAATATGATTACCAAAAAGCCTAAGTTCAACTTTGGAGGAAGTGTGGGTCTTAACGGAGGCAGCTGGAATTCTTACAAACCAACAGTGGATATTTATGGGCCCCTATCGAAGAATATTGCATTCAGAGTAAACGGCGCTTATGAATACGCTGAAAGTTTCAGAGATGTTGTAGAGTCTGAAAAATATTATTTCAATCCTTCATTTTTATTCAATTTAAGTCCGAAATCACAATTAATTGTAGAAGCGGATTATCTTAAAAATAATTTTACTCCCGATTTTGGGATTGGGTCTATTACCAATAAAGATCTAAGTTATTCATTGAACGATTCTGTAAGCAGAAATACATTTTTCGGTACAGACTGGCAATATCAGAATGTACAACAAACTTCAACGAATGTAACCTTCAATCACCAGTTAAGTACTAACTGGACGTTAAATGCCGTTGCCTCTTACCAAAATTATAAGAAAGATTATTTTTCTTCTGAGCGTGTGCAATGGATTTACGATAAAAAAATCTCTGAAAATCGTCTGACTTGGGCAAGACCATTTAATAAAACCTACAATGAAACCAATTACGGTTCTGCTCAAATAAATATTAATGGAGAATTTAATACCGGAAAAATCAGTCATAAATTATTAGTAGGAGCCGATACTGACTATAATCAGGCAGATTCTTATGCGTTTAATGTGGCAGCACCTGCCAATATTTTATTTCTGGATGATCCATCAACATGGGGAAATGTTGCAATGCCAAATACCAGTGACAATTCACTAACGAGAGTCAACACCCGAAGAATTGGTATTTATGCCCAGGACTTTGTAAGTTTAACTAAACAGCTTAAAGTTATTGCCGGGCTTCGTTGGTCTTATATAGAAAATATGCCTTCTATTAAGACAAGTTATGCAACTCCAGCTAAACCTCAGGAGAAGATCTTCGTTTCAAATTCTGCAACGTCAGATCAGGCTTTTTCTCCAAAAGTAGGTTTGGTTTATATGCCTGATGATAATCTTTCTGTTTTTGCTACGTATACCAACTCATTTTCTGCAAACGCCGGAATAACAATTTTTAGTGAAGCACTTAAACCGACTACTATAGATCAATATGAAGTAGGGGTCAAAAAGAATCTGTGGAACAATGCACTAGCCGTTAATTTATCATTATATCAAATAATTAATCACAACTCTTACCAAACGGCTTTAGTTAAAGCAGACGGAACTGTAAACAGCGACACAAACATTAAAGAATTTACGGGGAAAATGAGAAGCCGTGGTCTAGAATTAGACATTACCGGAAATCCTACAGAAAATCTTTCTATAATAGGGGGTTTCTCTTACAACAATTCAGTATATCTTGACACTCCTGAAGATGTTGGATATGTGGAGAAACAAAGACTTGTAAGAACTCCAGCTACAACTGCTAATGCTTCAGTATTCTATAAATTTACGCGATTTGCCAAAGGATTAAAAGTAGGGGCGGGTGCTTATTTCATTGGTGACCGACTAGCCGGTTGGAATGACACAAAAAAAGGAAACAATAGTTTAGCCGCCAGAAATGGAGTAAGCAGAGTATTTGAATTAAAAGATTATACGACGGTAACTGTATCCGTAGGCTACGAGTGGAAAAAATTCTCAATTCAGGGAAAAGTGGGTAACTTATTTGATGTAGTGAATTATAATGTACACGAAAATTATTCGGTAAACCCTATCACACCGAGAAACTATTACTTTACACTGACTTACAAACTTTAG
- a CDS encoding peroxiredoxin translates to MSIKLGDTAPDFQAETSLGDIRFHEFLGNSWGILFSHPADYTPVCTTELGYTSKLKSEFDKRETKVIALSVDGVEDHQNWIKDINETQNTDVQFPIIADKDRKISELYDFIHPNASVTATVRSLLIIDPDKKIRLIITYPASTGRNFNEILRVLDSLQLVDSHKVATPVNWQNGDDVIVPPAISTEEARKIFPKGVTEIKPYLRYTPQPNT, encoded by the coding sequence ATGTCAATCAAACTAGGAGATACAGCACCGGACTTTCAGGCAGAGACTTCTTTAGGTGATATCAGATTTCATGAGTTCTTAGGAAATTCATGGGGAATCCTGTTCTCGCATCCTGCAGATTATACTCCGGTATGCACTACGGAACTCGGTTATACTTCAAAGCTGAAATCAGAATTTGATAAAAGGGAAACTAAAGTTATTGCATTGAGTGTAGATGGAGTAGAAGATCATCAAAACTGGATTAAAGATATCAATGAGACCCAAAATACGGATGTGCAGTTTCCTATCATTGCAGACAAGGACAGAAAAATATCCGAGCTTTATGACTTTATTCATCCAAATGCTTCGGTAACTGCTACTGTACGCTCTTTACTGATTATTGATCCGGATAAAAAAATACGATTGATCATTACTTATCCAGCTTCTACAGGAAGGAATTTTAATGAAATCCTGAGAGTGCTTGATTCTCTTCAGCTGGTTGATTCACATAAAGTAGCTACTCCTGTCAATTGGCAAAACGGGGATGATGTTATTGTTCCGCCGGCCATTTCTACAGAGGAAGCCAGAAAGATATTCCCGAAAGGAGTGACAGAAATAAAACCGTATCTGAGATATACGCCTCAACCCAATACATGA
- a CDS encoding mechanosensitive ion channel family protein, translating to MQNNGYSYVDVIYRVLESWYMRFAELTPKLIVGILVFSFFLVTSKYLSLGAVKLFHKFFPKSQKESSLVTLISIFRFLIMMMGTFIALEIMGFSGFLWKFIGSLGVAGVIAGVALKDLVSSIFSGMLIGIDKAFKIGDYITIGAHSGTVQEIGFLTTKIITDDGKKAYIPNQIIFNAPFYNITASPQRRIILNFEIPADEDISKAQKGMLDVIKNLDGIDRLDTSEVIFTDLKQGNFNLQAKFWMKVGANMVQVKSEAYLKIKERLDTDHIQLVTPTSISITNGESLSVENQDK from the coding sequence ATGCAGAACAATGGATACAGCTACGTAGATGTTATTTACAGAGTTTTGGAAAGCTGGTATATGAGGTTTGCCGAGCTTACTCCTAAATTAATCGTCGGAATTTTAGTATTTTCCTTCTTTCTTGTTACCAGTAAATATTTGAGCTTAGGTGCTGTAAAATTATTTCACAAATTTTTCCCAAAGAGCCAAAAAGAGAGTTCTCTGGTTACTTTAATAAGTATATTCAGATTCCTGATTATGATGATGGGAACTTTTATCGCCCTCGAAATCATGGGCTTTAGTGGTTTCCTTTGGAAATTTATCGGAAGTTTAGGAGTAGCCGGGGTGATTGCCGGGGTTGCTTTGAAGGACCTGGTATCCAGTATTTTTTCAGGAATGCTGATCGGTATTGATAAAGCTTTTAAAATAGGAGATTACATCACAATCGGGGCTCATTCCGGAACGGTTCAGGAAATTGGTTTTTTAACAACAAAAATTATTACCGATGACGGAAAGAAAGCGTATATTCCCAATCAGATCATTTTCAATGCTCCTTTTTACAATATTACAGCCTCGCCGCAGCGCAGAATTATTTTAAACTTCGAGATCCCTGCAGATGAAGATATCAGCAAAGCACAGAAAGGGATGCTGGATGTCATTAAAAACCTGGATGGTATAGATAGACTTGATACTTCAGAAGTGATCTTTACCGACTTAAAACAGGGGAATTTTAATCTTCAGGCTAAATTCTGGATGAAAGTAGGTGCCAACATGGTTCAGGTGAAAAGTGAGGCCTATCTGAAGATCAAAGAACGTTTGGATACCGACCATATTCAACTGGTCACTCCAACAAGCATCAGCATTACCAATGGAGAATCTCTTTCTGTTGAAAATCAGGACAAATAA
- the sucC gene encoding ADP-forming succinate--CoA ligase subunit beta, whose translation MNLHEYQSKEILSKYGVAIQRGFVANNVDEAVAAAEKLTAETGAQAWVVKAQIHAGGRGKGGGVKFSPNMDKLKENAQNIIGMQLVTPQTSAEGKKVHSVLVAEDVYYPGESETKEFYVSILLDRAEGKNTIVYSTEGGMDIEHVAEVTPHLIHKEIIDPALGLQGFQARKIAFNLGLEGNAFKEFTKFIASLYNAYTGIDASLFEINPVLKTSDNKIIAVDAKVTLDGNALFRHKDLAELRDTREEDPMDVEAGEAGLNFVKLDGNVACMVNGAGLAMATMDIIKLSGGSPANFLDVGGTADAQRVQTAFGIILRDPNVKAILINIFGGIVRCDRVAQGVVDAYRAMGSLPVPLIVRLQGTNAVEAKQLIDESGLPVHSAITLEEAANKVKEVLA comes from the coding sequence ATGAATCTTCACGAGTATCAATCAAAAGAGATTTTATCAAAGTACGGAGTAGCTATCCAACGTGGTTTCGTTGCAAACAACGTAGATGAAGCTGTAGCAGCTGCAGAAAAATTGACTGCTGAAACCGGAGCTCAGGCTTGGGTGGTAAAAGCACAAATTCACGCAGGTGGACGTGGTAAAGGTGGTGGTGTAAAGTTCTCTCCAAACATGGATAAGCTTAAAGAAAACGCTCAGAATATCATCGGAATGCAGTTGGTCACTCCACAAACGTCTGCTGAAGGTAAAAAAGTACACTCTGTTTTGGTTGCAGAAGATGTTTATTATCCTGGAGAATCTGAAACTAAAGAATTTTATGTTTCTATTCTTTTAGACAGAGCTGAAGGTAAAAATACAATCGTATATTCTACTGAAGGGGGGATGGATATTGAGCATGTTGCTGAGGTAACTCCTCATTTGATCCACAAAGAAATCATTGATCCAGCTTTAGGTCTTCAGGGATTCCAGGCTAGAAAAATTGCTTTCAACCTGGGTCTTGAAGGAAATGCTTTCAAAGAATTCACAAAATTCATTGCATCTCTTTACAATGCTTACACAGGAATTGATGCTTCTCTTTTCGAAATCAACCCGGTTTTGAAAACTTCTGATAACAAAATTATCGCTGTTGATGCTAAGGTTACTTTAGATGGTAATGCATTATTCCGTCATAAAGATCTTGCTGAATTAAGAGATACAAGAGAAGAAGATCCTATGGATGTTGAAGCGGGTGAAGCTGGTCTTAACTTCGTAAAACTAGACGGTAACGTTGCTTGTATGGTAAACGGTGCCGGTCTTGCTATGGCAACGATGGATATCATCAAATTATCTGGTGGTAGCCCGGCTAACTTCCTTGACGTAGGAGGTACTGCAGATGCTCAGAGAGTACAGACTGCTTTCGGAATCATCCTTAGAGATCCAAACGTAAAAGCAATCCTAATCAACATCTTCGGAGGTATCGTAAGATGTGACAGAGTAGCTCAGGGAGTTGTAGATGCTTACAGAGCAATGGGTAGCCTTCCGGTTCCATTGATCGTAAGATTACAGGGAACTAATGCTGTTGAAGCTAAGCAATTAATTGATGAGTCAGGTCTTCCTGTACACTCTGCAATTACTTTGGAAGAAGCTGCAAACAAAGTAAAAGAAGTTTTAGCTTAA
- a CDS encoding chloride channel protein encodes MKINRRRRLIRTFNLLDQPIKFNPFVFSRTFFMWALTGLVGGAIAGGYWIVLEYFTEFLVQFQGWMVIPTMAICGLLAGLVIHFIGDPGEIHLIVNNIRFNKGKLDPKNNPSMILSSLFCVASGGSLGPEAPLVQVTGSTGTWLGKIFRLKGEELRSLSIAGMASGFTALFGAPLGGSLFSLEILHHKHAVEYYKAIIPALVASCFSYVMFALIIHLGIGATWDLKAYHYSGVYDFLYAVAFGAVGTLFGWLFIFVVKFFKKIFEYRPFPIYIKTLVGGIILGIIAYNFPITRYFGHHEINELINGNFALNFLIVILIFKIVAIAVTVTSGWRGGFIIPLFFVGTTLGLIIHQLFPTVDTTLAIVSCMAAINACVTRTPMSTTIILGTLTGFTYFVPILFASLTGYFMAPKIPFIGSQSEKLSE; translated from the coding sequence ATGAAAATCAATAGAAGAAGACGGTTAATAAGAACATTTAATCTTCTGGATCAACCCATAAAATTCAATCCTTTTGTTTTCAGCCGCACTTTTTTTATGTGGGCTTTAACAGGTCTCGTAGGTGGTGCCATTGCCGGCGGTTACTGGATCGTATTGGAATATTTTACGGAATTTTTAGTGCAGTTTCAGGGATGGATGGTAATTCCTACCATGGCTATCTGTGGCTTGCTGGCGGGACTGGTCATTCACTTTATAGGAGATCCCGGGGAAATTCATTTGATCGTTAATAATATCAGGTTTAATAAAGGAAAACTGGATCCTAAAAATAATCCATCCATGATCCTTTCGTCTCTGTTTTGTGTGGCCTCGGGTGGAAGTCTCGGTCCGGAAGCGCCTTTAGTTCAGGTAACCGGATCTACCGGAACGTGGTTGGGGAAAATTTTCAGACTGAAAGGAGAGGAGCTGCGTTCCCTGAGTATTGCAGGAATGGCATCAGGGTTTACAGCACTGTTTGGAGCTCCGCTTGGAGGAAGTCTCTTTTCACTTGAAATTCTACATCACAAACATGCCGTGGAATATTATAAAGCCATTATTCCTGCTTTGGTGGCCAGCTGTTTCAGCTATGTTATGTTTGCTTTGATTATTCATTTAGGAATAGGTGCAACCTGGGACCTGAAAGCTTATCATTATTCTGGAGTATATGATTTTCTGTATGCGGTGGCTTTTGGAGCTGTGGGAACTTTATTCGGCTGGCTCTTTATTTTCGTAGTCAAATTTTTCAAAAAAATTTTCGAATACAGACCATTTCCTATTTATATAAAAACTTTAGTCGGAGGAATTATTTTAGGGATTATTGCCTATAATTTTCCTATTACAAGATATTTTGGGCATCATGAAATCAACGAGCTGATCAATGGAAATTTCGCATTGAACTTTTTAATTGTAATTCTCATCTTTAAAATTGTAGCGATTGCGGTGACCGTAACTTCAGGCTGGAGAGGAGGTTTCATTATCCCCTTATTTTTTGTGGGAACCACTTTAGGACTGATTATTCATCAGTTATTTCCTACAGTAGATACCACCCTGGCAATTGTAAGCTGTATGGCTGCAATTAATGCCTGTGTAACCAGAACACCAATGAGTACGACAATAATTCTGGGAACACTCACTGGATTCACATATTTCGTTCCAATACTTTTCGCAAGCTTAACCGGGTATTTCATGGCTCCGAAAATTCCGTTCATTGGTTCGCAGTCTGAAAAATTATCTGAATGA
- a CDS encoding DUF423 domain-containing protein, protein MKTITLIFGAAYGMLSVILGAFGAHALKKILSVERLESFETGVRYQMYAAFFLLIVGYILKFDTSSQKWISIFMIAGTMLFSFSIYFLSLQDYLGANLKFLGPITPLGGLFMILSWGMLILYFAKNRI, encoded by the coding sequence ATGAAAACAATTACTTTAATTTTCGGTGCTGCATATGGCATGCTGTCAGTCATTCTTGGGGCTTTCGGGGCACACGCATTAAAAAAAATATTATCCGTAGAAAGGCTGGAAAGTTTTGAAACCGGAGTAAGGTATCAGATGTATGCTGCCTTCTTTCTACTGATTGTCGGATACATTTTAAAATTTGATACCTCGTCACAAAAATGGATCTCTATTTTCATGATTGCAGGAACAATGTTGTTTTCTTTCAGCATTTATTTCCTGAGCTTACAGGACTATCTGGGAGCAAATCTGAAGTTTTTAGGACCTATTACGCCGCTTGGAGGTCTTTTCATGATTCTAAGCTGGGGAATGCTTATCCTTTACTTTGCTAAAAACAGGATTTAG
- a CDS encoding hydroxymethylglutaryl-CoA reductase, degradative, with the protein MNHKPVEGFSKLTKQGKIDWLVNEYLEGNEEYQTILKQYWNGNADLQKLHEEFSENTISNFYMPYGIAPNFLIDGKLFALPMAVEESSVVAAASKAAKFWIDKGGFKTTIINNEKLGHTHFIFNVEPHKLLHFFNFSLKKKLFEATEDITANMRKRGGGILDIKLIDKTAEMPNYYQLKASFDTVDSMGANFINSCLEQFGKTMKQEIATSEDFTQEEKSTLQIVMNILSNFTPDCIVRAEVSCKIDDLKDDSGISNEEFAAKFKQAVTIAEIEPFRATTHNKGVMNGVDAVVIATGNDFRATEACAHAYAARDGQYRSLTHCTTDNGIFRFWIDLPISVGVVGGLTNLHPLVKFSLALLGKPSAQELMSILAVSGLAQNFGALRSLVTTGIQKGHMKMHLLNILNQMGATEEEKQHFVTYFKDKTVSHHEVIHEFNRLRGQ; encoded by the coding sequence ATGAATCATAAACCGGTAGAAGGTTTTTCTAAACTTACAAAGCAGGGGAAAATCGATTGGCTTGTAAACGAATACCTTGAAGGAAACGAAGAATATCAAACTATACTAAAACAATATTGGAATGGGAATGCTGATCTTCAGAAGCTTCACGAAGAATTTTCTGAAAATACCATCTCCAATTTCTATATGCCTTACGGAATTGCCCCAAATTTCCTGATTGATGGAAAATTATTTGCTCTTCCAATGGCTGTTGAAGAAAGTTCAGTAGTGGCAGCAGCTTCCAAAGCTGCGAAATTCTGGATCGATAAAGGCGGTTTTAAAACTACCATTATCAACAATGAAAAACTAGGCCATACTCACTTTATATTTAATGTAGAACCTCATAAACTTTTACATTTCTTTAATTTCAGTTTAAAGAAAAAACTGTTTGAAGCGACTGAAGATATTACGGCCAACATGAGAAAGCGCGGGGGCGGGATTTTAGATATCAAATTAATTGACAAAACTGCTGAAATGCCGAATTACTACCAACTTAAGGCCAGCTTTGATACGGTAGATTCTATGGGGGCAAATTTTATCAATTCATGTCTTGAGCAGTTCGGGAAAACCATGAAGCAGGAGATTGCAACGAGTGAAGATTTCACACAGGAAGAAAAAAGTACACTTCAGATCGTGATGAATATTCTTTCCAACTTTACTCCGGATTGTATTGTAAGAGCTGAAGTTTCCTGTAAAATTGATGATTTAAAGGATGACAGCGGAATTTCCAATGAAGAATTTGCTGCAAAATTCAAACAGGCTGTTACCATCGCTGAAATTGAACCTTTCCGTGCTACAACTCATAACAAAGGAGTAATGAATGGAGTAGATGCGGTAGTGATCGCTACCGGAAATGATTTCAGAGCAACAGAAGCCTGTGCGCATGCCTATGCAGCGAGAGACGGACAATACAGATCTTTAACACACTGTACAACGGATAATGGGATTTTCAGATTCTGGATCGATCTTCCGATTTCGGTAGGTGTAGTAGGAGGGCTTACCAATCTTCATCCTCTGGTAAAATTCTCTCTGGCTCTTTTAGGAAAACCTTCTGCACAGGAGCTGATGAGTATTCTGGCTGTTTCAGGACTTGCCCAGAATTTTGGGGCTCTTCGTTCTTTGGTTACAACGGGAATTCAGAAGGGACATATGAAAATGCATTTGCTGAATATTTTAAATCAGATGGGAGCTACAGAAGAAGAAAAACAGCACTTTGTGACTTATTTTAAAGATAAAACGGTAAGTCATCACGAGGTGATCCACGAGTTTAATAGATTAAGAGGTCAATAA
- a CDS encoding putative DNA modification/repair radical SAM protein: MNFERLKEKLEILADAAKYDVSCSSSGGTRKNKKGALGDSSASGICHTYTEDGRCVSLLKILLTNHCIYDCAYCVSRSSNDIKRAAFTVEEVVDLTINFYRRNYIEGLFLSSGIFKNADTTMERLVRVAKKLRLEENFNGYIHLKSIPGASDELMQEAALYADRLSINLEIPTESGLKLLAPEKNRQDMLNPMKYIQNGIAQYKDEKKIFRKVPKFAPAGQSTQMIVGATNENDLQIIKVADHFYKNFNLKRVYYSGYVPVLEDKRLPSLTTEVPMLRENRLYQSDWLMRFYGFKAEEILDPTMPFLDLEVDPKLSWALRHLHQFPVNLQTADYQMILRIPGIGVKTAQKIVQARRFQILNMDHLKKLGAAVNRAKYFIDFNAGNAYLKYLTDINLRKLLVGGSSSKFHNQFSQQLSLF, encoded by the coding sequence ATGAATTTTGAACGCCTTAAAGAAAAACTTGAAATCCTTGCCGATGCAGCGAAATATGATGTTTCCTGCTCATCAAGCGGAGGGACAAGAAAGAATAAAAAAGGCGCTTTAGGAGATAGCTCCGCAAGCGGGATTTGCCATACCTATACGGAAGACGGACGGTGTGTTTCCCTGCTTAAAATTCTTCTCACGAATCATTGCATCTATGATTGTGCTTATTGTGTATCCAGAAGCTCAAACGATATTAAAAGAGCGGCTTTTACAGTGGAAGAAGTGGTTGACCTGACCATTAATTTTTACCGTAGGAATTATATTGAAGGACTTTTTCTGAGCTCCGGTATATTCAAAAATGCTGATACTACGATGGAGCGCCTGGTAAGAGTCGCAAAAAAATTACGTCTGGAAGAAAATTTCAATGGTTATATCCATCTGAAATCTATTCCGGGTGCGAGTGATGAGCTGATGCAGGAAGCTGCTTTATATGCGGACAGACTCTCTATTAACCTTGAAATTCCTACGGAAAGCGGATTAAAATTATTGGCTCCGGAAAAAAACCGCCAAGATATGCTGAATCCCATGAAATATATCCAGAATGGGATTGCTCAATACAAAGACGAAAAGAAAATTTTCAGAAAAGTTCCCAAATTTGCACCTGCAGGACAATCTACGCAGATGATTGTTGGAGCAACCAATGAAAATGATTTACAGATCATCAAAGTGGCAGATCATTTTTATAAGAATTTCAATCTGAAAAGAGTTTATTATTCCGGCTATGTACCTGTTTTAGAAGACAAAAGACTTCCTTCTCTGACGACGGAAGTTCCGATGCTCCGTGAAAATCGTTTGTACCAGTCAGACTGGTTGATGAGATTTTACGGATTTAAGGCAGAAGAAATTCTGGATCCCACGATGCCTTTTCTGGATCTTGAAGTAGATCCTAAATTGAGCTGGGCTTTAAGACATTTGCATCAATTTCCTGTCAATTTGCAAACTGCCGACTATCAGATGATTTTAAGGATTCCGGGAATTGGAGTGAAAACTGCACAGAAGATCGTTCAGGCACGCCGTTTCCAGATTTTAAATATGGATCATCTGAAAAAGCTGGGAGCCGCTGTTAACCGGGCAAAATATTTTATTGATTTCAATGCAGGAAATGCTTATCTGAAATATTTAACGGATATCAATTTAAGGAAACTACTTGTAGGTGGAAGCTCTTCTAAGTTTCACAATCAGTTTTCACAGCAGCTGAGTTTGTTTTGA
- a CDS encoding TIGR03915 family putative DNA repair protein: protein MTTLLYDGSFDGLLTAVFEVFEYRYKDVEIVSKERLYQENIFAEVHEVITQNDKAERVLNKLEQNIGKSGVHELLKVFLSENPELEHLILSAVQQSVKHPDENILQNYADSNILKISKICKSVSRERHRMTAFVRFEKMQDGVFFAKIDPDFNVLPLIRKHFKDRYQDQKWMIYDLRRNYGILYDLEESDFFYPEEKLDLYKYEQKFHNEEQNYQTLWQRYFTKTNIVERKNLKLHVQHVPKRYWKYLTEKW from the coding sequence ATGACCACCCTACTGTATGACGGAAGTTTCGACGGACTTTTAACTGCTGTATTTGAAGTTTTTGAATACCGCTACAAAGATGTAGAAATTGTGAGCAAAGAAAGATTGTATCAGGAAAATATTTTTGCAGAAGTACATGAGGTCATTACTCAAAATGACAAAGCTGAACGGGTTTTAAACAAACTGGAACAGAATATCGGAAAGTCAGGAGTTCATGAGCTCTTAAAAGTTTTCTTGTCAGAAAATCCTGAACTGGAACATCTTATTTTATCTGCCGTTCAACAATCAGTTAAGCATCCTGATGAAAATATTCTGCAAAATTACGCAGACAGTAATATTTTAAAAATTTCAAAGATCTGCAAATCCGTAAGCAGGGAAAGACACAGAATGACCGCTTTCGTTAGGTTTGAAAAGATGCAGGACGGCGTTTTCTTTGCAAAAATAGATCCTGATTTCAATGTTCTTCCGCTTATCCGTAAACATTTTAAAGACCGTTATCAGGATCAGAAGTGGATGATCTATGATTTAAGAAGGAATTACGGAATTTTATATGATCTGGAAGAATCAGACTTTTTTTATCCTGAAGAAAAGCTGGACCTTTATAAATATGAGCAAAAGTTCCATAATGAGGAACAGAATTACCAAACGCTATGGCAACGCTACTTTACGAAGACCAATATTGTTGAAAGAAAGAATTTAAAACTGCATGTTCAGCATGTTCCGAAGAGATACTGGAAGTACTTGACAGAGAAATGGTGA